The Fusobacterium sp. DD2 DNA segment GACAAAAATTCCAAAGAATTCACCATCTTTGACATTGTATTCAGTTATCTCTTTTGTCTTGTTATTGATAAATTTGGCACTTCTAAGCTGGATATCACCTTTTGCCTCTAATATCTCTGTATTAAATTTTACCTCAATTTTTGGATGAGCAAGTACCTTATCAGCAATTGATTTGGCACAGGTAAACTCTGGCTCTCTTGCAATTACAGTAACCTTCTTTGCATATTTAGTTAAAAATATCGCTTCTTCTGCAGCAGCAAATCCAGCTCCAATTACAAATACATCCATTCCAGTGAAAAATTCACCATCACAAGTTGCACAGTATGCTATCCCTCTTCCTTCAAATTCTTTTTCACCGGGGAATCCAAGTTTTCTAGGTGACGCACCAGTTGCAATAACAACTGAAAAGCTTTTATATGTACCTTTATTTGTAGTAACCTCTTTTATCTCTTTTGAGAAATCTACACGTTTTACATCTTCAGATATTATTTCGGTTCCAAAACTTAAGGCCTGTTTTTTTAATATCTCTCCATATGCACTACCTGTTGTTTGATAGATTCCTGGGTAGTTTACCACTTCATTGGTTACTGTAATCTGTCCACCTGGAATATTCTTTTCAATGATTAGAGTTTTAAGTTTTGCTCTTCCACCATATATACCAGCAGTTAGACCAGAAGGTCCCCCACCAATGACAATCATATCGTAAATTTTTTCCATATTATGCTCCAATTCTTTTTCTTATAGTTTTCCTACTAAATCAATTGTAGGTTTGATAGTATCTGAACCTGGATGCCATTTAGCTGGACAAACCTCTCCATGTTCTGCAACAAATTTTGCTGCCTGTAATTTTCTTAGAAGTTCACTTGCTTCTCTTCCAATAGAAGTGTCATGTACTTCATATGCAACAATAACTCCTTCAGGATTGATAATGAAGCTTCCTCTTAATGCAAGTCCTTCCTCTTCTATTAATACTTCAAATTCTCTAGAAAGTTTTCCAGTTGGATCTCCTACCATAGGGAATTTAATTTTTTTAATTCTATCTGAGGTATCATGCCATGCTTTGTGTACAAAGTGAGTATCTGTTGAAACTGAGTATACTTCGCATCCTTCAGCTTTAAATTTTTCATAGTGTTCTGCTAAATCTTCCAGCTCAGTAGGACATACAAATGTAAAGTCTGCTGGATAGAAAACTACTGCTGACCATTTACCTAAAAGGTCCTTATCTGTAATTTCGATAAAATTTTCATTTTGATAAGCTGTTGCTTTAAACTCTCCGATTTTCTTTCCTATTAATGCCATAATGTTACCTCCGTTTTTTGATTTGTTTTTAATATATTTTGATTATAAAACAATAAGAGGATAAAGTCAATATAATTAATCAACATTAAATAAATTTTATTTACTGACATAATTTCTAAAATATTGTATAATGATAAATAAAGACTTTGTTGAGGGTAAATGGATGAAAGATAGGAAAGTTATATTACTTACAAATGAAAATTTTGAAAAAGAGATACTTACTGTACTTAAAGATGTAGATACCTATTTTCTTATAGTTTTATATTTTGGAAATGACAGCAGTAAGAATTGGGAGCTTCTTGAAAAAACGAGAAAATATTTTTGGAAAAAGGAAAAGAATTTCTATTTAGAAAATGTAGTTATAATATCTGGTAGAGAATATATAGCAAATGATCTATTTGTAGAAGCTGTTATTACTCCAAATGATATTATGACATTTGATTTTTTCTCTTTTGCTGAGGAATATGAGAATTTTGAAGGTAAAAGAATTGCTGAATTTGTAGAAAGAAATTTCCTAAGATTTAAGTATAGTTTTGATCTATATAATATGGAGAATCCCTGGATATATCAAAATAACGGGACAAATATTTTGAAGATAACAAATGGTTTTAGAAAGAAAATACTTAACAATTTCCATAAGATAAAAAATATAATTCCAGAGATGATAATATCCTTTTTTGAGAAGGGGAACAATGAGAATCTGATTAGGATAATTAAACTAATTGGAGCAGATGCTCAGCTAATAATTGCTTTTGTAAATAACTCTGAAGTAACATATAATAAAAGAGCAGATCTTTTTATTCATATTGACTCAGACGAATATGAAAAAATTGGAACAGAGTTTATAAATGAATTTATAGATTGTAATGATAAGGAAAAAGGGTTAGAAGTTCTTAAGAACTTTTTTGAGATTCCTGATAAAAACTTTGATGCAGATCTTTTTTATGATGAAGAGAAAGAGATAGATAGCAAAGAGGAAAAACATTATATGATGGAAGTAGAAGAGGGTTCATCGCTTAAGAGCTTTTATGAAATCAATGATAATACACTGCTATTTAATTATGGATTGAAGAAAAAATATATAATTAAAAAGACACTTTAGATTTTTATTCTAAGTGTCTTTTTCTTTTATTTTACAAAGAATTTACCTTTAAATATAAGTTTTAATGTAATAAGTAAAAGCAATGCAATTAATATAGATGCTACAATAAACATTATAAGACCAATAGTTGAAACAATATCTCCTTTATACTGTACAAACATATGCATTCCAGTATTTGCCATAGATTCAAGACCGAATGAAAATGCCCAGAAACCTGTTGTAAAACCATCTTCAATTACCCAGTAAAATAGTCTTACAAGAAAGAAAAAGTTAAGTAGTCCATATCCTATAAGCATTTGAGCAAATACATCAACTTTTCCACCATTTATACTCAGATAAGCTGCACATGCAACAAATGCTGGTGCAAGTTGAATTCCTATTACTGGTCTTATTTTAGATGCCAATTCTTCTGTTCTCAATCTTTGAAGTGTTACTGCTTCAAAACTAATCCATGAGAACATTCCAGCTCCAAAAAATAACATACCAAGTTTATCATATCCAAGTGCTCCTGCACCAATTGCACTTGCAAAACCTGCAGCAATAGTTGGCAGATAAATAACAGGAGTTGTGGCAGTTATAGAGTGAATTCCTCTCCACATTTCACCTGTATGATAAGAAGAAAAGATAAGTTGCCCTATTATTCCGCTAAAAATTAATATTTCTGCAAAAATTCTTGATAGTGGAATAACAGCTACTCCTAAAAGAATAGTTGTAATAGGGATAAGGCTTATAAAGCAACCTTGAATTGGATTTTTTAACTCTGCATAAGCTGTATCTCCTCTATAAAATAATCTATAGATATATATTCCAATAAAGACAATCCAAATTGATGCTGCCAATATCAGAAGTACCTCAGAAAATAAAAAAGGGACTCCAGCAGCTTTAGCTGCATATCTGTAGGCAAGTCCCAGACTAAATAATCCCAATGAAATACCAAAATAACTTGTTGGCATCATAAATGATCCTGATTTGTTTTCCATAATACCACCTATTTTTCATAATTTTATATAAATAACAGAGTGATTTTACTGCTACATCTAAAGTAAGTCAAGAATTATTTGAATTTTATCGTGTCTTTTTTTTCACGATATAGTATACTTAATTCAAGAAGAGGTATTTGATTTTATAAGGAGGTTATCTATGGACAATCAATTACTTGAATTTGCTAAAGAGCATTTTTATTATATCTTAATGGCATGTGGACTTTTAATTATCATTGGTTCAATATTTGATTGGAAGTGGATAACTAGGATATCATCACCTGTAAAATTTGGTGCAATTCGTACCTGGATTGAAGAAGTCTATGGAATTGAGGCAAGATATAGATTTGAAAGAGTCATTATCTTTATTTGTGGAGTGGTTATTTTTGTTGCAGGAATAATATATTGGCATTATTAACATCTCTTTCATTCTTTAGCACCTAAAAGATTTTAAAAAATTTTGCTGAAAAATCAATCCTCAAACGTTTAAGGATACAAAGGAGATATAAACAAAAAAATAATAGGAGGTTTTTATTATGAGTATATTTGCTTTAAAAGTTTCAGAAGATATGAGAAATACTGTCTTCACATCATTAAAAGATGAAGGTATAGCACGTTTTACCTGGTCTTATGTAGAGGAAGGAAATCTTTTAACTATTAGGGAACAAATAAATAATAGTGGATGGAATAGTTTGAATAATCATCAAAAAGATTGTTGGAAAGCTAACTTTATGTTAAATATTCAACCTAATGACTATATTGTATATATTAATGTTCCTAGTTATGGAGAGTGTACTATTGCTCATGTTACTAGTGAGTATTTCTGGGGTTGGGATAAATATAAAATGGACGGAAGCCATTGTTTACACATAGATAAAGATTCTATTCAAGTATTCAATAGAAATGATGAAGGGATACCTTCTAATTTATCTAGAAGATTCAAACTTCAAGGAAAATATTGGAAAATTTATTTAGAAAAGGAATTTGCCAAACTGGTTGATGATTTAAAAAAAGGAAATTTGAGTGGAAAAAATGCTACTCCTGAAAGTAGACTAACTAGTTGTATTAATTCTAACGTTAAACCATATTTAGCTAAAATTTGTGAAGAGCTACAAAAATTCCATACTGGAAAACATTTAGAAGAATTAATTGCAAGTATATTAAGGAATATTCCCAATGTTGAAAATGTACAAATTAAATCAGGAACTTCAGATAAGGGTGGAGACATCATATTTGAATATAAAAACGAACTAGGAGATATTTTAGGTTTTCAAAAAATTGAAAAAGTAGCTATTCAGGTAAAATCATATGAAGGTACTATTTCTAATACACAAGCTATAGAGGATTTGAGAAACGTATTTAATTATGATGATAAGATTACTACTGGCATTATCATGACTACAGCAACTCTAGTAGATGAAAACTTTGATAAAAAATTATCAGATTTACAAGAGGAATTTCCTGAAAAAAATGTTTCCATTATCCATGGAAGTGATTTTGCTAATTGGATTCTAAAATATGGATATAGTAAAGAAAATTAAATAAAACTAATGGAGATCCAAATGATAGCAATTCTTATGAATCATTGGGAATTGTTGATTATTCAAAGTTTATTGAAAATCTGCCACTTGATAAATACTCCTTTATAGATGGAGAATACATTGTAGTAGAATCATTGGAAAAAGATGAAATGAAAAGACTATACAATTTATTGACAAAATAACAGAATAATGGAAGGGAAAGAATTATGAAAATTGAACTAAAAAGATTAACAGAAGAATACAAAGATGAGTTAATATACATTTGTAATAATATAGACAGGAAATATTTATCAAACAGAATGCCAAAACCTTATAAAGATTCAGATGCAGACTGGTGGCTGGATTATGTTGGGAAAAATGAGGGAAAAGATGGACTGTTTAGAATCATTGCTGTAGATGGGAAACTTTGTGGGATGATAAGTATTGAAAGAAGAGAAGATATCTATACCAAAGAGGGCTCTTTAGGTTATTGTCTTTTGACTGATTATTGGGGAAAAGGTATAATGACTAAAGCAACAGAAGAGATTTGTAAATTAGCATTTAACCAACTGGATATTATTAAAATAATGGCAACTACCTTTAAAGATAATATTGGTTCAAGAAAAGTAATTGAAAAAAATGGGTTTAAGTTAGAGGGTATAAGAGAAAAATCCATATACAAAGATGATATAGTCTATGATGAATACCTTTATGGAAAATTAAAAGATAATAATAAAGCCTATTTATAATTTTAAGGCCAATTAGTAATCTGTCATAAAAGAAGAGGCTATTGCAAATTTGTAAAAGATAAAATTCTTAGCATTAGAAATTCTTTCGTAATTTATGAAGCGAAACAGAATACTGAAAATTTGACTGTTTGAACGAAGTGAGTTTCAAATTTTCTTTCTGTAAGCAAAATAAATAGAAAGAATTGATAGCTTAGAGAATTTTATTTTTACCGTTTTATAAAAATAGCCTCTTTTGATATTATAGCTTATATTATGCCCCTAAATAGGCTTTTTTAACATCTGGATTATGTAAAAGTTCTTTTGCTTTTCCTTCCATAGTGATTTTACCAGTTTCAATAACATAGGCATAGTCTGCAACTGAAAGTGCCATTTTAGCATTTTGTTCAACTAGTAAAATTGTAACTCCAGCCTCTTTAAGTCTTTTTATAACTCCAAATATCTCCTTTACAAAAAGAGGAGAAAGACCCATAGATGGTTCATCTAAAATTAAAAGCTTAGGTCTGCTCATAAGAGCCCTTCCCATTGCAAGCATCTGTTGTTCCCCACCAGATAGTGTACCAGCCATCTGATTTTTTCTCTCTGACATTCTTGGGAAAACTTCGTAAAATTTAGCTCTATCTTTTTCCAGATTTTCAGGTGTATCATCTACTGTAAATGCTCCAAGTTTAAGATTATCTTTAACTAATAGTTTTGCAAAAATTCTTCTTCCCTCTGGTACCTGAGCAATTCCTTTTTTGCAGATAAGATGTGATGGTGATTTAGTAATATCTTCTCCCTGAAATCTTATCTTTCCTTTTTTAGATTGAATAAGTCCAGATATAGTCTGTAGAGTTGTAGTTTTCCCAGCACCATTTGCTCCTATTAAAGATACTACCTCTCCCTGTTTAACCTTTAATGAGATTCCTTTTAGAGCGTGAATATTATCATAATATACGTGTAAATCATCAATTTCTAACATATAATCTTTTTCCATTATTTACTTTCCACCTCATCTTCATCATCTTTTCCCAGATAAGCAGTTACAACTGTTGGATTATTTACTACTTCCTGTGGGTCTCCCTGGGCAATTAAAGTCCCATGGTCTAAAACAAGTAATCTTTCGCAGATACCAAGTACAAGCTTCATATCATGCTCAATTAATAAAATTGCTATTCCAAATTTATCCCTTATAAGCTTTATAGTTTTCATAAGTTCATCAGTTTCTGTTGGGTTCATACCAGCTGCAGGTTCATCTAAAAGTAAAAGCTTTGGATTTGTTGCCATAGCTCTGGCTATTTCAAGTTTACGTTGTTGTCCATATGGAAGATTTCCAGCTGCGGTATTGGCAAATTTATCAAGGCCAAATATTTTAAGAAGCTCCATTGCTTTATCCTTTGCTATTTTCTCCTCTTTCCAAAAACCAGGTAGTCTAAATGTCCCAGTAAAAATACCATATTTCATATTGAAGTTATTAGCTACCAATACATTTTCAAGTACAGTCATATATTTAAATAGACGGATATTTTGGAAAGTTCTTGCAAGACCACTTTTAACCAGTTTATATGTAGGAGTCTTTTTTATCTCTTTTCCATTAAATATATATGTTCCAGATGTTGCAGAATAAACTCCAGTTAAAATATTAAATACAGTGGTCTTTCCTGCTCCATTTGGACCAATCAGTCCAACAAGCTCATTTTCTTTTATCTCAAGGTTAAAATCAGTTACAGCTTTTAAGGCTCCAAATGTAATTGAAATATCTTTAGCACTAAGTATTGTCTTACTCATCTGAAACCTCCTTTTTCTTTAAAAATCTGTTAACTATTTTAGAAATCTGAAATTCTTTACGACCAAGTAATCCTGTTGGTCTAAATATCATTGTAAGAATTAGAAGCAGTGAATATACAATCATACGATAGTCTGCAAAGCCTCTTAACACTTCAGGAAGTATTGTAAGAACAATTGCAGAAATGATTGAACCTGTAAAACTTCCCATTCCTCCAAGTACTACCATAACCAGAATATTGATTGAATAGTTATAGTCAAACTGTTTTGCACCTAAAATACCTAAGTTATGTGCATATATTCCACCAGCTACCCCAGCAAATATTGCAGACACTGTAAAGGCAAATGTTTTATAATAAGTTGTATTGATTCCTGAAGCTCCACTTGCAATTTCATCATCTCTAATAGCAAGAATAGCTCTACCATGTCTGCTGGTCATAAGTGAAAACATCATAATTACGCATACAACCATGATAATATAGATAATTCCAAAATTATTAAATCTAGGGATTTTTCTAAGTCCCTGTGCTCCACCTGTAAAGTGAAAATACTCAATTAAAACTCTTATAATCTCACCAAATGCCAAAGTTATAATAGCAAGATAGTCTCCGTAAAGTCTCAAAGCAGGGATACCGATAATGATACCAATTATTCCTGCAACTATACCACCAATTATAAGAGCTACAATATATCCAGGTAGCCCAGACATAAGACCAGATTTTGCAAATAGTGCAGCTGCATAAGCTCCTACTGACATAAATCCAGCATGTCCAATTGTAATCTGTCCCAGACACCCTACTGTGATATTTAAGCTCACAGCTAAAATTATATTAATACAGATAAAAATCATAACAGTAGTTTGATATCTTGAAATAACCTTTGTACTGATTAAGGTTGTAAGAATAAAGTAACCAGCAACTATAAATAAAAGAGTTAGGAAATAACTCCATTTCTTTGTCCTATCCATTTTCTCCCCCTATACTTTCTCTCTGATATTTTTTCCAAGTATTCCTGTTGGTTTTACAAGAAGCACGATTATAAGTATTGCAAATACAAATGCGTCAGCCAGTTGTGATGAGAGATAAGCTCTAGTTAAGCTCTCAACTATTCCAAGGATAAATCCTCCTATAACTGCTCCTGGAAGTAATCCAATTCCTCCAAGTACTGCTGCAATAAAAGCTTTTATTCCAAGCATTGCACCCATTAAAGGTTCTACCTGAGGATATGCAGATACATATAGAACTGAAGCTATTGCTGCAAGTCCACTACCTATTGCAAATGTAAGCTGGATAGTATTGTTTACATTTATTCCAACCAGCATTGCTGCTCCGTAATCTTCACTTGTTGCAAGCATTGCCTTACCATATTTAGTCTTCTTCATAAAGTACTGCAATCCAAATGAAAGAATAAGAGTCACTGCAATAGTAATAACAGTACCAAAGTTAAGATGAAGCTCTCCTATTTCTATAGGTGCCTGAGTAAATACCTTTGGAAAAGCTCTTGTATTTGGTGTAAAGAGTTTCATAAAGACATTTTCTAATAATAAACTTACTCCTATGGCTGTGATAAGATTAGATATTCTAGGTGAATTTCTAAGTGGTCTATAAGCCACTCTTTCTGTCAACATCCCTAATACAACACAGACTACTATTGA contains these protein-coding regions:
- the ahpC gene encoding alkyl hydroperoxide reductase subunit C produces the protein MALIGKKIGEFKATAYQNENFIEITDKDLLGKWSAVVFYPADFTFVCPTELEDLAEHYEKFKAEGCEVYSVSTDTHFVHKAWHDTSDRIKKIKFPMVGDPTGKLSREFEVLIEEEGLALRGSFIINPEGVIVAYEVHDTSIGREASELLRKLQAAKFVAEHGEVCPAKWHPGSDTIKPTIDLVGKL
- the tehA gene encoding dicarboxylate transporter/tellurite-resistance protein TehA, with protein sequence MENKSGSFMMPTSYFGISLGLFSLGLAYRYAAKAAGVPFLFSEVLLILAASIWIVFIGIYIYRLFYRGDTAYAELKNPIQGCFISLIPITTILLGVAVIPLSRIFAEILIFSGIIGQLIFSSYHTGEMWRGIHSITATTPVIYLPTIAAGFASAIGAGALGYDKLGMLFFGAGMFSWISFEAVTLQRLRTEELASKIRPVIGIQLAPAFVACAAYLSINGGKVDVFAQMLIGYGLLNFFFLVRLFYWVIEDGFTTGFWAFSFGLESMANTGMHMFVQYKGDIVSTIGLIMFIVASILIALLLLITLKLIFKGKFFVK
- a CDS encoding GNAT family protein, with the protein product MKIELKRLTEEYKDELIYICNNIDRKYLSNRMPKPYKDSDADWWLDYVGKNEGKDGLFRIIAVDGKLCGMISIERREDIYTKEGSLGYCLLTDYWGKGIMTKATEEICKLAFNQLDIIKIMATTFKDNIGSRKVIEKNGFKLEGIREKSIYKDDIVYDEYLYGKLKDNNKAYL
- a CDS encoding ABC transporter ATP-binding protein, whose amino-acid sequence is MSKTILSAKDISITFGALKAVTDFNLEIKENELVGLIGPNGAGKTTVFNILTGVYSATSGTYIFNGKEIKKTPTYKLVKSGLARTFQNIRLFKYMTVLENVLVANNFNMKYGIFTGTFRLPGFWKEEKIAKDKAMELLKIFGLDKFANTAAGNLPYGQQRKLEIARAMATNPKLLLLDEPAAGMNPTETDELMKTIKLIRDKFGIAILLIEHDMKLVLGICERLLVLDHGTLIAQGDPQEVVNNPTVVTAYLGKDDEDEVESK
- a CDS encoding ABC transporter ATP-binding protein, whose product is MEKDYMLEIDDLHVYYDNIHALKGISLKVKQGEVVSLIGANGAGKTTTLQTISGLIQSKKGKIRFQGEDITKSPSHLICKKGIAQVPEGRRIFAKLLVKDNLKLGAFTVDDTPENLEKDRAKFYEVFPRMSERKNQMAGTLSGGEQQMLAMGRALMSRPKLLILDEPSMGLSPLFVKEIFGVIKRLKEAGVTILLVEQNAKMALSVADYAYVIETGKITMEGKAKELLHNPDVKKAYLGA
- a CDS encoding restriction endonuclease, which translates into the protein MSIFALKVSEDMRNTVFTSLKDEGIARFTWSYVEEGNLLTIREQINNSGWNSLNNHQKDCWKANFMLNIQPNDYIVYINVPSYGECTIAHVTSEYFWGWDKYKMDGSHCLHIDKDSIQVFNRNDEGIPSNLSRRFKLQGKYWKIYLEKEFAKLVDDLKKGNLSGKNATPESRLTSCINSNVKPYLAKICEELQKFHTGKHLEELIASILRNIPNVENVQIKSGTSDKGGDIIFEYKNELGDILGFQKIEKVAIQVKSYEGTISNTQAIEDLRNVFNYDDKITTGIIMTTATLVDENFDKKLSDLQEEFPEKNVSIIHGSDFANWILKYGYSKEN
- a CDS encoding branched-chain amino acid ABC transporter permease; the protein is MDRTKKWSYFLTLLFIVAGYFILTTLISTKVISRYQTTVMIFICINIILAVSLNITVGCLGQITIGHAGFMSVGAYAAALFAKSGLMSGLPGYIVALIIGGIVAGIIGIIIGIPALRLYGDYLAIITLAFGEIIRVLIEYFHFTGGAQGLRKIPRFNNFGIIYIIMVVCVIMMFSLMTSRHGRAILAIRDDEIASGASGINTTYYKTFAFTVSAIFAGVAGGIYAHNLGILGAKQFDYNYSINILVMVVLGGMGSFTGSIISAIVLTILPEVLRGFADYRMIVYSLLLILTMIFRPTGLLGRKEFQISKIVNRFLKKKEVSDE
- a CDS encoding branched-chain amino acid ABC transporter permease — its product is MEFLLQIINGLQIGSIYALVSLGYTMVYGIAQLINFAHGDIIMVGAYVSLFCIPTFTKMGLPVWLTVIPSIVVCVVLGMLTERVAYRPLRNSPRISNLITAIGVSLLLENVFMKLFTPNTRAFPKVFTQAPIEIGELHLNFGTVITIAVTLILSFGLQYFMKKTKYGKAMLATSEDYGAAMLVGINVNNTIQLTFAIGSGLAAIASVLYVSAYPQVEPLMGAMLGIKAFIAAVLGGIGLLPGAVIGGFILGIVESLTRAYLSSQLADAFVFAILIIVLLVKPTGILGKNIREKV